CAGCGAAGTCAGCATGACCAGCAACGGCGCCCTCTTGGATTCGCTGGCCGCAGAGCTCAAGCAGGCCGGGCTCGACCGCCTGAACATCTCGCTGGACACCCTGGACAAGGACAAGTACCGCCGCATCACCCGCAACGGCGACATCGAAAAGGCGTTGGCTGGCATCGCCGCCGCCCGCCAGGCCGGATTTCAGGCCAGCAAGATCAACATGGTGCTGATCCCGGGGTTCAACGACGATGACGTGGAGGCGATGAAAACGTTTTGCCGGGCCAACGGCCTGCGCCTGCAGCGCATCCACCACTATTCGCTGCATGACCTGAAAAGCGCCGACCGGGCCGTAGCGGCCGAAAGGCCGCTTTCCTGCCGCGAGTGCAACCGCTTGCGCCTGACGGCCGATGGCAAGCTGAAGCCCTGCCTGTTTTCCGACCTGGAATTCCCGGTCGATTTTTCCGATATCCGCACCAGTATTGAAAAAACCGTGGCCGCCAAGCCACGGCACGGCGTATCCTGCCGCAACCGCGAAAACTGGCAGATAGGAGGATGAATGAAACTCAGCCACGTC
This Candidatus Aminicenantes bacterium DNA region includes the following protein-coding sequences:
- a CDS encoding radical SAM protein; amino-acid sequence: MFDAYERKINYLRVAVTDRCNLRCSYCMPATGIKLKSHADILPYEQIVQVAEAAAGLGIDKIRLTGGEPLVRKNIAFLVRALKALPGISEVSMTSNGALLDSLAAELKQAGLDRLNISLDTLDKDKYRRITRNGDIEKALAGIAAARQAGFQASKINMVLIPGFNDDDVEAMKTFCRANGLRLQRIHHYSLHDLKSADRAVAAERPLSCRECNRLRLTADGKLKPCLFSDLEFPVDFSDIRTSIEKTVAAKPRHGVSCRNRENWQIGG